Proteins from a single region of Nerophis ophidion isolate RoL-2023_Sa linkage group LG08, RoL_Noph_v1.0, whole genome shotgun sequence:
- the LOC133557101 gene encoding gap junction delta-3 protein-like — MGEWSILGSLFDHLQAHSPMLGRFWLLLVLVFRILILGTVASDLFEDEQEEFSCNTLQPGCKQVCYDEAFPISLYRFWVFHIVLIATLSLLFLMYAMHHHGKRTSGSKSFPDYKETRQFRRLYIVNVAFPIVTEVGFLVGQWWLYGFKVDAQYPCSRFPCPYTVDCFTSSPAEKTFFLCFYFAIGVLAAISSCMELLYSSAKWFCSTQENCASESPHSYKPGELVKVSEKAETETTTSSGRIKLGSQRTGKKLNRMKHENGKYNRRKTFVV, encoded by the coding sequence ATGGGAGAATGGAGCATTCTGGGCAGCCTCTTCGACCACCTCCAGGCCCACTCGCCCATGCTGGGTCGATTCTGGCTCCTACTCGTGCTCGTCTTTCGGATCTTGATCCTGGGAACGGTGGCCAGCGACCTCTTTGAGGATGAGCAAGAGGAATTTTCTTGTAACACCCTGCAGCCGGGATGCAAGCAGGTTTGCTACGATGAGGCCTTTCCCATCTCCCTGTACCGCTTTTGGGTCTTTCACATCGTCCTCATTGCCACGCTTTCTTTGCTCTTTCTCATGTATGCCATGCATCATCACGGCAAGAGGACAAGTGGCTCCAAGTCCTTTCCAGACTACAAGGAAACTCGGCAGTTTAGGAGGCTGTACATCGTTAACGTTGCCTTCCCCATTGTCACAGAAGTTGGCTTTCTTGTCGGACAGTGGTGGCTGTACGGCTTCAAGGTGGACGCCCAGTATCCCTGCAGCCGCTTCCCTTGTCCCTACACCGTGGACTGCTTCACCTCGAGTCCAGCAGAGAAAACGTTTTTCCTTTGCTTCTACTTTGCCATAGGAGTCTTGGCGGCCATCTCCAGCTGCATGGAACTTCTCTACAGCTCTGCTAAGTGGTTCTGCTCCACTCAAGAGAATTGCGCCTCAGAAAGCCCCCACAGCTACAAGCCAGGGGAGCTTGTGAAGGTTTCCGAAAAGGCTGAAACCGAGACCACGACCAGCAGTGGGAGGATAAAGCTCGGGTCGCAGAGGACCGGAAAGAAGCTCAACAGGATGAAGCACGAAAACGGAAAATACAACAGAAGGAAGACTTTTGTGGTGTGA